From Parasteatoda tepidariorum isolate YZ-2023 chromosome 1, CAS_Ptep_4.0, whole genome shotgun sequence, one genomic window encodes:
- the LOC107439004 gene encoding uncharacterized protein isoform X1: MELRRNKKIQRSLSPSHSSLMLACQQENKEDVRNILDRQPGAALQRDRTGKNALHYCAENNSTECANLIHSSAPSLLNSADDEGYTPLHLAVISGNKCLVKYLLARGADSSAVDSEKHSCVHWATVSGDWECLDLLINAGADASTPDIHGAYPVHYAAQMCGPNSEMGNDVRVGIAVLQKLLSRGVDVSVVDRDGRPPLLWAASGETRASKTYCPSGSSDAILALVKSGADVNAIDRDGLTALHCAASRGHVDCLETIITLCGAEVDKIDDSGCSALFYAVTLGHADCTNLLLNFGSDANKQDHKNRTPAHCGAAKGQLETLKILAHHKANLWLRNTKGDMPLHEAVQSGRKDLVEWLLQQHQGSVNVSNANGRTPLHIAAITNNVDMCKVLMDYGAFVNPIMRNSKGQHLTPLDAALHRGNRSCAKYLNLHGALPASKLLEKREYNRFTGTHLSETLELSPSTKRRLLRDTSAQTETQLRDVDIQARVESKTVSAMADLSRSNSITGIKMSSSSERCQVMGRSGKPIIAKVYLHTKRSKIRRVSRKSTGYRRECPGEKVSNRDRRPSDDNYHFSRNGASNNHTDVETPRRTSLERDIPSRKASQPVLFEESYPMPQVIETEEPKEPVSDQDIYVRKPSYPTLFEESYPMPQVLETEESQDSPIEQEAPTRRVSQPVLFDDSYPMPHVIEAEEPQESQTDPEPEPNVVEPQDQREDGDVEEGREKSPEERVDEKDKQCDCYSNHEEDVDTCDCDCHNGDNPPQMLSVEQERRRSSLMTAGFDMENQSPLSSIRSLESTIKDSGFSDDVDRGHQASSSSDDDDREHYSDSESRSGRTKKKHIARYIVSSGAAETFRLDEEDEEEEIVVPKPRSSSLPQLKKREEAFDSYPRLLNRPTVTKEVQRSLKKYQMERRLFYELQELKRKQITSSLMEEKEVVQKMLDRFRDHVQSPFMTDFQGPLTFYAFERYLYEQLRKLSMGGKIPKLKSHKDLPERIYMAPTTKKDTDSNHGLWNRAICLCRKKRCSHNGRNYDSDYSLHRSDSIPQLPEIIQKSEPNVGKLKGSINRSKSWDRLEDNPRKNSVFATCPGKLGSVRTSTSLPSLSNPFPRRVPAALLAAISERLGPEVHPDDTVVVEMSAENISSKMRHAFTVQEIREVVSRYEEQVGRKVKPIPLETVIDPDDDEPITFEIRQGKERNIFKLPATKLKDNKKWFLHYCLWPVGRYFFSMNREPVPVEDIRWEEVLLGPRATLMLPPNFWN, encoded by the exons ATGGAACTGAGGCGTAATAAGAAGATCCAGCGATCTCTATCACCAAGTCACTCCTCCTTAATGCTCGCATGTCAACAGGAGAATAAGGAAGACGTCAGAAATATCCTAGACAGACAG CCTGGAGCTGCCCTACAGCGAGATCGCACAGGAAAGAATGCTCTTCATTATTGCGCCGAGAACAACAGCACAGAGTGTGCCAATCTCATCCACTCATCAGCCCCATCATTGCTGAATTCTGCTGACGATGAAGGCTATACTCCACTGCACTTGGCTGTCATAAGCGGCAACAAGtgtttggtaaaatatttattggcaCGAGGAGCAGATTCAAGTGCAGTTGATAGCGAAAAACATTCTTGCGTACATTGGGCAACAG TTAGTGGTGACTGGGAGTGTTTGGATTTGCTGATTAACGCTGGTGCAGACGCTTCAACCCCAGATATTCACGGAGCTTACCCAGTCCACTACGCTGCACAGATGTGTGGACCAAACAGTGAGATGGGCAATGATGTGCGAGTAGGAATAGCTGTACTTCAGAAACTTCTATCACGTGGTGTAGACGTTTCTGTAGTCGACAGAGATGGTCGCCCTCCCCTTTTATGGGCAGCGAGTGGAG AGACAAGAGCTAGTAAAACGTACTGTCCTTCAGGAAGCAGTGATGCCATTCTGGCCCTTGTGAAGTCTGGAGCCGATGTCAATGCCATAGACAGAGACGGTTTGACAG CTCTTCACTGCGCGGCCAGTCGAGGTCACGTGGATTGCCTAGAAACAATAATAACACTATGTGGAGCCGAAGTCGATAAGATTGATGACAGCGGTTGTTCCGCATTGTTTTATGCTGTCACTCTGGGACATGCTGACTGCACAAATCTTCTCCTGAATTTTGGATCAGATGCAAACAAGCAAGATCACAAAAATAGGAC acCTGCCCACTGTGGAGCTGCCAAAGGACAGTTAGAGACCCTAAAGATACTCGCACACCACAAAGCGAACTTATGGTTGAGGAACACCAAAGGTGATATGCCGCTTCACGAAGCTGTCCAATCTGGTCGGAAAG ATCTCGTGGAATGGCTGCTGCAACAACATCAGGGCTCCGTTAACGTTTCAAATGCAAATGGGAGAACGCCACTGCATATCGCTGCCATTACAAATAACGTAGACATGTGCAAAGTACTAATGGACTACGGTGCTTTTGTCAATCCCATCATGAGGAATTCCAAA GGTCAGCATTTGACACCTCTTGATGCTGCATTACACCGTGGTAATCGAAGCTGtgccaaatatttaaatcttcatGGAGCTTTACCTGCAagtaaacttttagaaaaacgAGAATATAATAg ATTTACAGGAACTCATTTGTCAGAAACTTTGGAATTAAGTCCCAGCACAAAACGTCGTCTCCTTAGGGATACTTCAGCACAAACGGAGACTCAATTAAGAGATGTGGACATTCAAGCTCGTGTCGAATCTAAAACAGTGTCTGCAATGGCAGACCTCAGTAGAAGTAACAGCATAACAGGAATAAAAATGTCATCATCCAGTGAAAGGTGCCAAGTCATGGGGCGATCGGGAAAACCAATCATTGCGAAAGTGTACCTCCACACAAAGAGGTCGAAGATTCGAAGGGTATCAAGAAAATCCACCGGCTACAGAAGAGAATGTCCTGGTGAAAAA GTCTCCAATCGCGATCGTAGGCCATCAGATGATAATTATCACTTTTCTAGAAATGGGGCTTCCAATAATCATACTGATGTAGAAACACCACGTCGGACGAGTTTAGAGAGAGACATCCCCAGTCGCAAAGCATCCCAGCCAGTGCTCTTTGAAGAATCCTACCCAATGCCTCAAGTAATCGAAACTGAGGAACCCAAAGAACCAGTGTCTGATCAAGATATTTACGTGAGGAAACCATCATATCCTACTCTTTTCGAAGAGTCTTATCCAATGCCTCAGGTATTAGAGACGGAAGAGTCTCAAGATTCTCCAATTGAGCAAGAGGCTCCTACTCGCAGAGTATCACAGCCTGTGCTTTTCGATGACTCCTATCCGATGCCTCATGTCATTGAGGCAGAGGAGCCTCAAGAGTCTCAGACTGATCCAGAACCAGAACCTAATGTTGTTGAACCACAAGATCAGAGAGAAGATGGCGATGTAGAAGAAGGAAGAGAAAAGTCTCCAGAAGAAAGGGTTGATGAGAAGGACAAGCAATGTGATTGCTATTCCAACCACGAAGAAGATGTAGATACGTGTGACTGCGACTGTCATAATGGAGATAATCCACCACAGATGCTCTCGGTAGAACAGGAGAGGCGACGCTCTTCTCTCATGACCGCTGGGTTTGACATGGAGAATCAATCCCCCCTCTCCAGCATCCGAAGTTTGGAATCAACAATCAAAGATTCCGGTTTTAGCGATGACGTTGACAGAGGACATCAGGCTTCTTCCTCATCAGATGATGATGACAGGGAACATTATTCTGACTCAGAGAGTAGGTCGGGCAGGacaaagaaaaaacacattgcTCGTTATATAGTGAGTAGTGGTGCGGCTGAAACGTTTCGTCTTGATGAAGAAGATGAAGAGGAAGAAATTGTGGTACCTAAACCCCGATCATCTAGTTTGCCCCAATTAAAGAAGAGAGAAGAAGCATTTGATAGCTATCCTCGTCTCTTAAATAGGCCAACAGTAACGAAAGAAGTACaaagaagtttgaaaaa atatCAGATGGAACGGCGACTGTTTTATGAActtcaagaattaaaaagaaagcagaTAACCAGTTCTTTAATGGAAGAGAAAGAAGTAGTTCAAAAAATGTTGGACCGTTTCAGAGACCATGTTCAGTCACCGTTTATGACAGATTTTCAAGGACCTCTGACGTTTTATGCTTTTGAAAGATATCTCTATG agCAGCTAAGAAAATTATCAATGGGAGGAAAAATCCCAAAGCTGAAA aGTCATAAAGACTTACCTGAACGGATATACATGGCTCCAACAACTAAAAAAGATACTGATTCTAATCATGGACTATGGAATCGTGCTATATGCTTATGTAGAAAGAAAAGATGTTCACATAATGGACGGAATTACGATTCTG ATTATTCATTACATCGTTCAGACAGCATTCCACAATTACCAGAGATAATTCAAAAGTCTGAACCAAACGTTGGAAAGCTCAAGGGTTCAATCAATCGGTCAAAAAGCTGGGATAGATTAGAAGATAACCCAAGAAAGAATTCAGTGTTCGCAACATGCCCAGGAAAACTGGGCAGTGTTCGAACTTCCACTAGTCTGCCGAGCCTATCAAATCCTTTTCCCAGAAGAGTGCCAGCAGCCTTGTTAGCAGCTATCAGTGAACGTTTGGGGCCCGAGGTCCATCCAGACGACACCGTGGTGGTTGAGATGTCAGCGGAAAACATCAGTTCAAAAATGAGGCATGCTTTCACAGTTCAAGAAATTCGAGAAGTAGTTTCAAGATATGAAGAGCAGGTGGGAAGGAAGGTGAAACCTATTCCTTTAGAGACAGTGATAGATCCCGACGATGACGAACCAATAACATTTGAGATAAGgcaaggaaaagaaagaaatattttcaagctaCCAGCGACAAAATTGAAAGACAACAAAAAATG GTTCCTGCATTATTGCCTATGGCCAGTAGGACGCTACTTCTTTTCTATGAACCGGGAACCAGTACCAGTGGAAGATATTCGATGGGAAGAAGTGCTACTTGGTCCGAGAGCTACACTCATGCTGCCTCCAAATTTCTGGAATTGA
- the LOC107439004 gene encoding uncharacterized protein isoform X2: protein MELRRNKKIQRSLSPSHSSLMLACQQENKEDVRNILDRQPGAALQRDRTGKNALHYCAENNSTECANLIHSSAPSLLNSADDEGYTPLHLAVISGNKCLVKYLLARGADSSAVDSEKHSCVHWATVSGDWECLDLLINAGADASTPDIHGAYPVHYAAQMCGPNSEMGNDVRVGIAVLQKLLSRGVDVSVVDRDGRPPLLWAASGGSSDAILALVKSGADVNAIDRDGLTALHCAASRGHVDCLETIITLCGAEVDKIDDSGCSALFYAVTLGHADCTNLLLNFGSDANKQDHKNRTPAHCGAAKGQLETLKILAHHKANLWLRNTKGDMPLHEAVQSGRKDLVEWLLQQHQGSVNVSNANGRTPLHIAAITNNVDMCKVLMDYGAFVNPIMRNSKGQHLTPLDAALHRGNRSCAKYLNLHGALPASKLLEKREYNRFTGTHLSETLELSPSTKRRLLRDTSAQTETQLRDVDIQARVESKTVSAMADLSRSNSITGIKMSSSSERCQVMGRSGKPIIAKVYLHTKRSKIRRVSRKSTGYRRECPGEKVSNRDRRPSDDNYHFSRNGASNNHTDVETPRRTSLERDIPSRKASQPVLFEESYPMPQVIETEEPKEPVSDQDIYVRKPSYPTLFEESYPMPQVLETEESQDSPIEQEAPTRRVSQPVLFDDSYPMPHVIEAEEPQESQTDPEPEPNVVEPQDQREDGDVEEGREKSPEERVDEKDKQCDCYSNHEEDVDTCDCDCHNGDNPPQMLSVEQERRRSSLMTAGFDMENQSPLSSIRSLESTIKDSGFSDDVDRGHQASSSSDDDDREHYSDSESRSGRTKKKHIARYIVSSGAAETFRLDEEDEEEEIVVPKPRSSSLPQLKKREEAFDSYPRLLNRPTVTKEVQRSLKKYQMERRLFYELQELKRKQITSSLMEEKEVVQKMLDRFRDHVQSPFMTDFQGPLTFYAFERYLYEQLRKLSMGGKIPKLKSHKDLPERIYMAPTTKKDTDSNHGLWNRAICLCRKKRCSHNGRNYDSDYSLHRSDSIPQLPEIIQKSEPNVGKLKGSINRSKSWDRLEDNPRKNSVFATCPGKLGSVRTSTSLPSLSNPFPRRVPAALLAAISERLGPEVHPDDTVVVEMSAENISSKMRHAFTVQEIREVVSRYEEQVGRKVKPIPLETVIDPDDDEPITFEIRQGKERNIFKLPATKLKDNKKWFLHYCLWPVGRYFFSMNREPVPVEDIRWEEVLLGPRATLMLPPNFWN, encoded by the exons ATGGAACTGAGGCGTAATAAGAAGATCCAGCGATCTCTATCACCAAGTCACTCCTCCTTAATGCTCGCATGTCAACAGGAGAATAAGGAAGACGTCAGAAATATCCTAGACAGACAG CCTGGAGCTGCCCTACAGCGAGATCGCACAGGAAAGAATGCTCTTCATTATTGCGCCGAGAACAACAGCACAGAGTGTGCCAATCTCATCCACTCATCAGCCCCATCATTGCTGAATTCTGCTGACGATGAAGGCTATACTCCACTGCACTTGGCTGTCATAAGCGGCAACAAGtgtttggtaaaatatttattggcaCGAGGAGCAGATTCAAGTGCAGTTGATAGCGAAAAACATTCTTGCGTACATTGGGCAACAG TTAGTGGTGACTGGGAGTGTTTGGATTTGCTGATTAACGCTGGTGCAGACGCTTCAACCCCAGATATTCACGGAGCTTACCCAGTCCACTACGCTGCACAGATGTGTGGACCAAACAGTGAGATGGGCAATGATGTGCGAGTAGGAATAGCTGTACTTCAGAAACTTCTATCACGTGGTGTAGACGTTTCTGTAGTCGACAGAGATGGTCGCCCTCCCCTTTTATGGGCAGCGAGTGGAG GAAGCAGTGATGCCATTCTGGCCCTTGTGAAGTCTGGAGCCGATGTCAATGCCATAGACAGAGACGGTTTGACAG CTCTTCACTGCGCGGCCAGTCGAGGTCACGTGGATTGCCTAGAAACAATAATAACACTATGTGGAGCCGAAGTCGATAAGATTGATGACAGCGGTTGTTCCGCATTGTTTTATGCTGTCACTCTGGGACATGCTGACTGCACAAATCTTCTCCTGAATTTTGGATCAGATGCAAACAAGCAAGATCACAAAAATAGGAC acCTGCCCACTGTGGAGCTGCCAAAGGACAGTTAGAGACCCTAAAGATACTCGCACACCACAAAGCGAACTTATGGTTGAGGAACACCAAAGGTGATATGCCGCTTCACGAAGCTGTCCAATCTGGTCGGAAAG ATCTCGTGGAATGGCTGCTGCAACAACATCAGGGCTCCGTTAACGTTTCAAATGCAAATGGGAGAACGCCACTGCATATCGCTGCCATTACAAATAACGTAGACATGTGCAAAGTACTAATGGACTACGGTGCTTTTGTCAATCCCATCATGAGGAATTCCAAA GGTCAGCATTTGACACCTCTTGATGCTGCATTACACCGTGGTAATCGAAGCTGtgccaaatatttaaatcttcatGGAGCTTTACCTGCAagtaaacttttagaaaaacgAGAATATAATAg ATTTACAGGAACTCATTTGTCAGAAACTTTGGAATTAAGTCCCAGCACAAAACGTCGTCTCCTTAGGGATACTTCAGCACAAACGGAGACTCAATTAAGAGATGTGGACATTCAAGCTCGTGTCGAATCTAAAACAGTGTCTGCAATGGCAGACCTCAGTAGAAGTAACAGCATAACAGGAATAAAAATGTCATCATCCAGTGAAAGGTGCCAAGTCATGGGGCGATCGGGAAAACCAATCATTGCGAAAGTGTACCTCCACACAAAGAGGTCGAAGATTCGAAGGGTATCAAGAAAATCCACCGGCTACAGAAGAGAATGTCCTGGTGAAAAA GTCTCCAATCGCGATCGTAGGCCATCAGATGATAATTATCACTTTTCTAGAAATGGGGCTTCCAATAATCATACTGATGTAGAAACACCACGTCGGACGAGTTTAGAGAGAGACATCCCCAGTCGCAAAGCATCCCAGCCAGTGCTCTTTGAAGAATCCTACCCAATGCCTCAAGTAATCGAAACTGAGGAACCCAAAGAACCAGTGTCTGATCAAGATATTTACGTGAGGAAACCATCATATCCTACTCTTTTCGAAGAGTCTTATCCAATGCCTCAGGTATTAGAGACGGAAGAGTCTCAAGATTCTCCAATTGAGCAAGAGGCTCCTACTCGCAGAGTATCACAGCCTGTGCTTTTCGATGACTCCTATCCGATGCCTCATGTCATTGAGGCAGAGGAGCCTCAAGAGTCTCAGACTGATCCAGAACCAGAACCTAATGTTGTTGAACCACAAGATCAGAGAGAAGATGGCGATGTAGAAGAAGGAAGAGAAAAGTCTCCAGAAGAAAGGGTTGATGAGAAGGACAAGCAATGTGATTGCTATTCCAACCACGAAGAAGATGTAGATACGTGTGACTGCGACTGTCATAATGGAGATAATCCACCACAGATGCTCTCGGTAGAACAGGAGAGGCGACGCTCTTCTCTCATGACCGCTGGGTTTGACATGGAGAATCAATCCCCCCTCTCCAGCATCCGAAGTTTGGAATCAACAATCAAAGATTCCGGTTTTAGCGATGACGTTGACAGAGGACATCAGGCTTCTTCCTCATCAGATGATGATGACAGGGAACATTATTCTGACTCAGAGAGTAGGTCGGGCAGGacaaagaaaaaacacattgcTCGTTATATAGTGAGTAGTGGTGCGGCTGAAACGTTTCGTCTTGATGAAGAAGATGAAGAGGAAGAAATTGTGGTACCTAAACCCCGATCATCTAGTTTGCCCCAATTAAAGAAGAGAGAAGAAGCATTTGATAGCTATCCTCGTCTCTTAAATAGGCCAACAGTAACGAAAGAAGTACaaagaagtttgaaaaa atatCAGATGGAACGGCGACTGTTTTATGAActtcaagaattaaaaagaaagcagaTAACCAGTTCTTTAATGGAAGAGAAAGAAGTAGTTCAAAAAATGTTGGACCGTTTCAGAGACCATGTTCAGTCACCGTTTATGACAGATTTTCAAGGACCTCTGACGTTTTATGCTTTTGAAAGATATCTCTATG agCAGCTAAGAAAATTATCAATGGGAGGAAAAATCCCAAAGCTGAAA aGTCATAAAGACTTACCTGAACGGATATACATGGCTCCAACAACTAAAAAAGATACTGATTCTAATCATGGACTATGGAATCGTGCTATATGCTTATGTAGAAAGAAAAGATGTTCACATAATGGACGGAATTACGATTCTG ATTATTCATTACATCGTTCAGACAGCATTCCACAATTACCAGAGATAATTCAAAAGTCTGAACCAAACGTTGGAAAGCTCAAGGGTTCAATCAATCGGTCAAAAAGCTGGGATAGATTAGAAGATAACCCAAGAAAGAATTCAGTGTTCGCAACATGCCCAGGAAAACTGGGCAGTGTTCGAACTTCCACTAGTCTGCCGAGCCTATCAAATCCTTTTCCCAGAAGAGTGCCAGCAGCCTTGTTAGCAGCTATCAGTGAACGTTTGGGGCCCGAGGTCCATCCAGACGACACCGTGGTGGTTGAGATGTCAGCGGAAAACATCAGTTCAAAAATGAGGCATGCTTTCACAGTTCAAGAAATTCGAGAAGTAGTTTCAAGATATGAAGAGCAGGTGGGAAGGAAGGTGAAACCTATTCCTTTAGAGACAGTGATAGATCCCGACGATGACGAACCAATAACATTTGAGATAAGgcaaggaaaagaaagaaatattttcaagctaCCAGCGACAAAATTGAAAGACAACAAAAAATG GTTCCTGCATTATTGCCTATGGCCAGTAGGACGCTACTTCTTTTCTATGAACCGGGAACCAGTACCAGTGGAAGATATTCGATGGGAAGAAGTGCTACTTGGTCCGAGAGCTACACTCATGCTGCCTCCAAATTTCTGGAATTGA